The Kitasatospora paranensis genome has a window encoding:
- a CDS encoding helicase HerA-like domain-containing protein: protein MVSVLELPAVQDRPRLFSTFLMWLLADLYQELPEVGDLDKPKLVFFFDEAHLLFKGASKAFLEAITQTVRLIRSKGIGIFFVTQTPRDVPADVLGQLGNRVQHALRAFTPDDAKALKATVSTFPRSGYDLNEVLTQLGTGEAVVTVLSETGAPTPVAATRLRAPQSLMGPLDAAALRAAVDGSALAPRYQDAIDRESAYEKLTARPPAAAPTGPGGAVGSGGAAGETGEAERERGPAPRAGRAGQQEDEGGLIGSLLRSPALKSFARSAGTQLGREISRSLFGTSRRGR from the coding sequence GTGGTCTCGGTGCTGGAACTGCCTGCCGTGCAGGACCGGCCGCGGCTGTTCTCGACCTTCCTCATGTGGCTGCTCGCCGACCTGTACCAGGAGCTGCCCGAGGTGGGCGACCTCGACAAGCCGAAGCTGGTGTTCTTCTTCGACGAGGCGCACCTGCTCTTCAAGGGGGCCTCGAAGGCGTTCCTGGAGGCGATCACGCAGACCGTCCGGCTGATCCGCTCGAAGGGGATCGGGATCTTCTTCGTGACGCAGACGCCGAGGGACGTCCCGGCGGACGTGCTGGGCCAGCTCGGCAACCGGGTGCAGCACGCGCTGCGGGCCTTCACGCCGGACGACGCCAAGGCGCTGAAGGCGACGGTCTCGACCTTCCCGCGGTCCGGCTACGACCTGAACGAGGTGCTCACCCAGCTGGGCACCGGCGAGGCGGTGGTGACCGTGCTCTCCGAGACGGGGGCGCCGACACCGGTGGCGGCCACCCGGCTGCGGGCGCCGCAGTCCCTGATGGGGCCGCTGGACGCCGCCGCCCTCCGGGCCGCCGTGGACGGTTCGGCGCTGGCCCCGCGCTACCAGGACGCGATCGACCGGGAGTCCGCGTACGAGAAGCTGACCGCCCGTCCGCCGGCGGCCGCCCCGACCGGGCCCGGGGGAGCGGTCGGGTCGGGCGGAGCGGCCGGGGAGACCGGGGAGGCGGAGCGGGAGCGGGGCCCGGCGCCGCGGGCCGGCCGGGCGGGGCAGCAGGAGGACGAGGGCGGGCTGATCGGGTCGCTGCTGCGCAGCCCCGCGCTGAAGTCCTTCGCCCGGTCGGCCGGCACCCAGCTCGGCCGGGAGATCAGCCGGAGCCTGTTCGGCACCTCGCGGCGGGGCCGCTGA
- a CDS encoding type II toxin-antitoxin system VapB family antitoxin gives MIFKRIGNGRPYPDHGRTSTRQWADVAPRPVRLDQLVTTKGQLDLETLLAEDSTFYGDLFAHVVKWRGDLYLEDGLHRAVRAALQQRQVLHARVLEMD, from the coding sequence GTGATCTTCAAGCGCATCGGCAACGGGCGGCCGTACCCGGATCACGGCCGGACCAGCACCCGCCAGTGGGCGGACGTCGCGCCGCGTCCGGTGCGGCTGGACCAGCTGGTCACCACCAAGGGTCAGCTCGACCTGGAGACCCTCCTCGCCGAGGACTCCACCTTCTACGGGGACCTCTTCGCCCACGTGGTGAAGTGGCGCGGCGACCTCTATCTGGAGGACGGCCTGCACCGCGCGGTGCGGGCCGCGCTGCAGCAGCGCCAGGTGCTGCACGCACGCGTGCTCGAAATGGACTGA